Proteins from a single region of Bogoriella caseilytica:
- a CDS encoding carbonic anhydrase, whose amino-acid sequence MTNSTATISPTPAQAWQRLQEGNARFVADEMLHPSQGAARRTEVAAAQHPQAVLLGCSDSRVAAEIIFDQGLGDLFVVRTAGHVLDASVIGSVEYGVEVLGAPLVVVLGHDRCGAVGAAAEALLSGQMPTGFIRSVVDRVIPSLLTEPRLGPAEGEDVAGAVPGEPAQRSRELSLPDEDVLRRRHVRTTVQMLRDYSTSLSESIETGRVGIVGVEYTLADGTAHLVEELGEVS is encoded by the coding sequence ATGACCAACTCCACCGCCACTATCTCGCCCACCCCGGCTCAGGCCTGGCAGCGCCTGCAAGAAGGCAACGCCCGCTTCGTGGCCGACGAGATGCTCCACCCCTCCCAGGGCGCGGCCCGGCGCACCGAGGTCGCTGCGGCTCAGCATCCGCAGGCAGTGCTGCTCGGCTGCTCGGACTCCCGTGTGGCGGCCGAGATCATCTTCGACCAGGGGCTGGGGGATCTGTTCGTGGTGCGGACCGCCGGCCACGTGCTCGACGCCTCGGTGATCGGCTCCGTGGAGTACGGCGTGGAGGTGCTCGGCGCTCCGCTGGTGGTGGTGCTCGGGCACGACCGCTGTGGCGCCGTGGGCGCGGCCGCGGAGGCACTGCTCAGCGGGCAGATGCCCACCGGGTTCATCCGCTCCGTGGTCGACCGCGTCATCCCCTCGCTGCTGACCGAGCCGCGCCTCGGTCCCGCCGAGGGCGAGGACGTCGCCGGCGCAGTTCCCGGCGAGCCGGCACAGCGCAGCCGTGAGCTCTCCCTCCCCGATGAGGACGTGCTGCGTCGCCGCCATGTGCGCACCACGGTGCAGATGCTGCGGGACTACTCCACCTCTCTGTCCGAGTCCATCGAGACGGGCCGTGTCGGCATCGTGGGTGTGGAGTACACCCTCGCGGACGGCACGGCCCACCTCGTGGAGGAGCTCGGCGAGGTCAGCTGA
- a CDS encoding PhoH family protein has translation MRTYVLDTSVLLSDPRALLRFAEHDVVLPVVVVTELEAKRHHSELGYFARSALRLLDDLRVKHGKLDQPVPVGDDGGTVRVELNHSDDQVLPSGLRLGDNDTRILAVAANLASEGHSVTVVSKDLPMRVKASAVGLHAEEYRAQQVIDSGWTGMAHAELTDSEMSQLWEAGEVIVAELATPGRLSEAPVNTGVVLHAPGGSALGKIVTGSATPEPVVRLVRGDREVFGVRGRSAEQRLAIEHLTNPEIGIVSLGGRAGTGKSALALCAGLEAVLERQEHRKVIVFRPLYAVGGQELGYLPGDQNEKMNPWTDAVYDTLGALVAPEVLDEVLARGMLEVLPLTHIRGRSLHDAWVIVDEGQSLERNVLLTVLSRIGQNSKVIITHDIAQRDNLRVGRHDGVAAVVEALKGRDLFAHVTLTRSERSRVAALVTELLEGIDVS, from the coding sequence CTGCGCACCTATGTGCTGGACACCTCGGTTCTGCTCTCCGACCCGCGCGCTCTCCTGCGCTTCGCGGAACACGACGTCGTCCTGCCGGTTGTGGTGGTCACGGAACTCGAAGCCAAGCGTCACCACAGCGAACTGGGGTACTTCGCCCGTTCGGCCCTGCGCCTGCTGGACGACCTGCGGGTCAAGCACGGCAAGCTCGACCAACCAGTGCCGGTGGGAGATGACGGCGGCACGGTGCGCGTGGAACTCAATCACTCCGATGACCAGGTCCTCCCCTCGGGCCTGCGTCTGGGCGACAACGACACCCGGATCCTGGCTGTGGCGGCGAACCTCGCCAGTGAGGGGCACTCCGTCACGGTGGTCTCCAAGGACCTGCCCATGCGCGTCAAGGCCTCCGCGGTGGGCTTGCACGCCGAGGAGTACCGCGCGCAGCAGGTGATCGACTCGGGATGGACCGGCATGGCACACGCCGAGCTCACCGACTCGGAGATGAGCCAGCTCTGGGAGGCCGGCGAGGTCATCGTGGCCGAGCTCGCCACCCCGGGCCGGCTGAGCGAGGCTCCCGTCAACACCGGCGTGGTGCTGCACGCTCCGGGCGGCTCTGCACTCGGCAAGATCGTCACCGGCAGCGCCACCCCGGAACCGGTGGTGCGGCTGGTGCGCGGCGACCGGGAGGTCTTCGGGGTGCGGGGGCGCAGCGCCGAACAGCGCCTGGCCATCGAGCACCTCACCAACCCCGAGATCGGCATCGTCTCTCTCGGCGGACGGGCGGGAACCGGGAAGTCAGCACTCGCGCTGTGCGCCGGGCTGGAGGCGGTGCTCGAGCGCCAGGAGCATCGCAAGGTCATCGTCTTCCGCCCGCTGTACGCGGTGGGCGGCCAGGAACTCGGCTACCTGCCCGGCGATCAGAACGAGAAGATGAATCCTTGGACCGACGCCGTCTACGACACCCTCGGGGCGCTGGTGGCCCCGGAGGTACTCGACGAGGTGCTGGCCCGCGGCATGCTCGAGGTGCTGCCCCTGACCCACATCCGCGGGCGTTCCCTGCACGACGCCTGGGTGATCGTGGACGAGGGCCAGTCCCTGGAGCGCAACGTGCTGCTCACCGTGCTCTCGCGTATCGGCCAGAACTCCAAGGTCATCATCACCCATGACATCGCCCAGCGCGACAACCTCCGCGTCGGCCGCCACGACGGGGTGGCCGCGGTGGTGGAGGCGCTCAAGGGCCGCGACCTCTTCGCGCACGTGACCCTCACCCGCTCGGAGCGATCGCGGGTGGCCGCGCTCGTCACCGAACTGCTGGAGGGGATCGACGTCAGCTGA
- a CDS encoding isoprenyl transferase yields MRRPGLLYRLYERRLLARLDLSRVPRHIGVMLDGNRRWARSVGKPAAHGHRRGADKIFDLLSWCEEVGVEVATLWMLSTDNLRRDPDEVADLLDIIVEAVETLASAGKWRIAVVGSFDLLPESLADRLRDAEASTAEVTGLHVNVAIGYGGRDEIADAVRSLLRSAAAQGRSLDEVADSLTVADIADHLYTKGQPDPDLVIRTSGEQRVGGFLLWQSVHSEYYFCEAFWPDFRRTDFLRALRDYSQRERRMGR; encoded by the coding sequence ATGCGCCGTCCCGGCCTCCTCTACCGCCTCTATGAGCGCCGGCTCCTGGCGCGACTCGACCTGAGCCGCGTACCCCGGCACATCGGAGTGATGCTCGACGGCAACCGCCGGTGGGCCCGGTCGGTGGGCAAGCCGGCTGCGCACGGGCACCGGCGCGGGGCGGACAAGATCTTCGACCTGCTCAGCTGGTGCGAGGAAGTGGGCGTGGAGGTTGCCACTCTCTGGATGCTCTCGACTGACAACCTCCGCCGCGATCCCGACGAGGTCGCCGATCTGCTGGACATCATCGTCGAGGCGGTCGAAACCCTTGCCTCGGCCGGTAAGTGGCGGATCGCGGTCGTGGGGTCCTTCGATCTGCTGCCCGAGTCGCTGGCCGATCGCCTCCGTGATGCTGAGGCCTCGACTGCCGAGGTGACCGGCCTGCACGTGAACGTCGCCATCGGCTATGGCGGGCGTGACGAGATCGCCGATGCCGTGCGGTCCTTACTGCGCAGCGCTGCCGCCCAGGGGCGCAGCCTGGACGAGGTGGCCGACTCGCTCACTGTGGCCGACATCGCCGACCACCTCTACACGAAGGGCCAGCCCGATCCCGATCTGGTGATCCGCACCTCGGGAGAGCAACGGGTGGGCGGGTTCCTGCTCTGGCAATCGGTGCACAGCGAGTATTACTTCTGTGAGGCCTTCTGGCCGGATTTCCGGCGCACCGACTTCCTGCGCGCACTGCGCGACTACTCCCAGCGCGAACGCCGCATGGGCCGCTGA
- the trhA gene encoding PAQR family membrane homeostasis protein TrhA, translated as MPTDMPERRHSPAVMSPDEANAVAEQAAENEHSVPEAVAAAVKPMLRGWIHLVTTPLALISGLVLLVLTPTVHARIGVAVFVLAAVVLFGTSAIYHRGTWSPQLFAMLRRMDHSNIFLLIAGTYTPLAVILLEGNTATLLLSVIWGGAAIGIVSRMLWLGAPRWVYVPLYILLGWVAVWFLPDFWTVGGPAVVLLVAAGGLAYTLGATAYAIKRPNPSPDWFGFHEIFHVGTVVGWGCHFAAVAVAVARLA; from the coding sequence ATGCCGACCGACATGCCAGAACGCCGCCACTCCCCCGCAGTAATGTCTCCTGACGAAGCCAACGCCGTGGCCGAACAGGCCGCCGAGAACGAGCACTCCGTCCCCGAGGCGGTGGCTGCCGCCGTCAAGCCGATGCTGCGCGGATGGATCCACCTGGTCACCACACCCCTGGCGCTGATCAGCGGCCTGGTGCTCCTGGTGCTGACCCCCACGGTGCACGCACGCATCGGTGTCGCAGTCTTCGTGCTCGCTGCCGTGGTGCTCTTCGGCACGTCCGCGATCTACCACCGCGGCACCTGGTCTCCGCAGCTCTTCGCCATGCTGCGCCGGATGGACCACTCCAACATCTTCTTGCTCATCGCCGGCACCTACACCCCGCTCGCGGTCATCCTGCTCGAGGGCAACACAGCCACCCTGCTGCTGAGCGTCATCTGGGGCGGAGCCGCCATCGGGATCGTCTCGCGAATGCTCTGGCTCGGTGCGCCGCGCTGGGTCTACGTCCCGCTGTACATCCTGCTCGGCTGGGTGGCGGTCTGGTTCTTGCCCGACTTCTGGACCGTGGGTGGACCAGCCGTCGTGCTGCTGGTCGCCGCGGGCGGACTCGCTTACACGCTCGGAGCCACGGCGTACGCCATCAAGCGCCCCAACCCCTCCCCGGACTGGTTCGGCTTCCACGAGATCTTCCACGTCGGCACCGTGGTGGGGTGGGGCTGCCACTTCGCCGCCGTAGCAGTGGCGGTGGCCCGTCTGGCCTAA
- the mca gene encoding mycothiol conjugate amidase Mca: MAVHAHPDDESSKGAATMARYAASGNPVRVVTCTGGERGDILNPRLAEDPHILADLPDYRRKEMAAAASALGIEQVWLGFVDSGLPEGDPLPPLPEGCFALQPLETTVGALVRQIREFRPHVMTCYNELGGYPHPDHIMVHKVSMAAYEAAADPEAYPEAGEPWAVQKLYYDVSFSADRIRALHEAMDSRGLVSPFAEWLDGRPGRPERVPTARISCADYFPQRDDALRAHATQIDPDGFFFMVPRDIEAEVWPYEEFEVARSRIPAEAGEGLEQDLFAGVVPEGLDVTALVEYGSGPERPAGEDSA, translated from the coding sequence ATGGCAGTCCATGCCCACCCGGACGACGAGTCCAGCAAGGGTGCCGCCACCATGGCCCGCTATGCGGCGTCAGGGAACCCCGTGCGTGTAGTGACCTGCACCGGTGGGGAGCGGGGCGACATCCTCAACCCGCGCCTCGCCGAGGACCCGCACATCCTCGCGGACCTCCCTGATTACCGCCGCAAGGAGATGGCTGCGGCTGCGTCCGCGCTGGGCATCGAGCAGGTGTGGCTCGGTTTCGTCGACTCCGGTCTGCCCGAGGGGGACCCGCTGCCGCCGCTGCCGGAGGGCTGCTTCGCCCTGCAGCCCCTGGAGACCACCGTCGGTGCCCTGGTGCGCCAGATCCGCGAGTTCCGCCCGCATGTGATGACCTGCTACAACGAGCTCGGCGGGTACCCCCACCCGGATCACATCATGGTGCACAAGGTCTCCATGGCCGCCTATGAGGCGGCCGCGGACCCCGAGGCCTACCCGGAGGCCGGGGAACCATGGGCGGTGCAGAAGCTGTACTACGACGTCTCCTTCTCTGCCGACCGGATCCGGGCACTGCACGAGGCGATGGACTCCCGCGGGCTCGTCTCTCCCTTCGCCGAGTGGCTCGATGGCCGCCCTGGCCGCCCGGAGCGCGTTCCGACGGCGCGGATCAGCTGCGCGGACTACTTCCCGCAGCGCGACGACGCCCTGCGGGCTCACGCCACCCAGATCGATCCAGATGGCTTCTTCTTCATGGTCCCGCGTGACATCGAGGCTGAGGTGTGGCCCTACGAGGAGTTCGAGGTCGCCCGCTCGCGGATTCCGGCGGAGGCTGGAGAAGGGCTGGAGCAGGATCTGTTCGCGGGCGTCGTTCCCGAGGGCCTGGATGTCACTGCGCTGGTCGAGTACGGCTCGGGCCCTGAACGCCCGGCCGGTGAGGATTCCGCGTGA
- a CDS encoding DUF4307 domain-containing protein, translating into MTTPDPAIMSARYGRERRTPRAFAVAGVLAGLLVTLAVGPQLGDRNPTVHAEHLSYEVIDDATVTVRFALTTRPGVTARCSVVAFNEAHTQVGFREVTIGPVAERRSAHETQLTTNEHATTGSVENCIVVAAE; encoded by the coding sequence ATGACCACGCCCGACCCCGCGATCATGTCGGCCCGATATGGACGTGAGCGGCGGACACCACGCGCCTTTGCCGTGGCCGGCGTGCTGGCTGGCCTCCTGGTCACCCTCGCCGTGGGCCCCCAGCTCGGAGATCGCAACCCCACCGTCCACGCTGAGCATCTGAGCTACGAGGTCATCGACGATGCCACCGTAACCGTGCGCTTCGCCCTGACCACGCGGCCTGGCGTCACCGCCCGGTGCAGCGTGGTCGCCTTCAACGAAGCCCACACCCAGGTGGGATTCCGCGAGGTCACCATCGGCCCCGTGGCGGAGCGCCGGAGCGCGCACGAGACACAGCTCACCACCAACGAGCACGCCACGACGGGATCCGTGGAGAATTGCATCGTGGTGGCCGCGGAGTAA
- the greA gene encoding transcription elongation factor GreA, producing MSASTTWLTQEAFDRLQAELDHLTTEGRHEIAQKIEDARQEGDLKENGGYHAAREEQAKQEARIIQLTELLRDAEVGQAPKQTEVVESGTVVTATIAGRNLTFLLGSREAARDLDIDVYSESSPLGAAVLGKKAGEKSSYEAPNGSTIEVTVEKVEPFQG from the coding sequence GTGAGCGCGTCAACGACCTGGCTGACCCAGGAGGCTTTCGACCGCCTCCAGGCGGAGCTCGACCACCTCACCACCGAGGGCCGGCACGAGATCGCCCAGAAGATCGAAGATGCACGCCAGGAGGGCGACCTCAAGGAGAACGGCGGATACCACGCCGCCCGTGAGGAACAGGCCAAACAAGAGGCACGCATCATCCAGCTCACCGAGCTGCTGCGCGATGCCGAGGTCGGCCAGGCGCCCAAGCAGACCGAGGTGGTGGAGTCCGGCACCGTCGTCACCGCCACCATCGCCGGGCGCAACCTGACCTTCCTGCTCGGCTCGCGCGAGGCCGCCCGGGACCTGGACATCGACGTCTATTCCGAGTCCTCACCGCTCGGTGCGGCCGTTCTGGGCAAGAAGGCCGGGGAGAAGTCGTCCTACGAGGCTCCCAACGGCTCCACCATCGAGGTCACCGTGGAGAAGGTCGAACCCTTCCAGGGCTGA